The window GCTTGTGACGTTTATGAATTCTTTAATTGTTGGCATGATGTCACATGACGTAGCTTATTATAATGAACAGCGGTTAAAATTTGATGATTTTCAAACTAGTTTTATCGCAAATCGATGGAGATGATAAATATGAAAGAGCAATTACAAGCCCGTCTACAAAATGAATTTAACTATTTGCATACACATCCAGAAATTAGCTGGCAGGAAGTAAACACAACAAAATACATTGCGGAGTTATTACGAAATGAAGGATTAAAACCAATTGAATTTTCGAATATGACAGGTTTATATGTTGATATTGGCCAAGGTGAACCGAAAGTGGGCTTCCGAACAGATATGGATGCATTGTGGCAAGAAATTGATGGACAGTTTCAAGCGAATCATTCGTGTGGACATGATGGACATATGACAATGGCGATTGGTGTTGTTTTGTTATTAAAAGAAATGAAACTACCAGGTGCTGTGCGTATTATTTTCCAACCAGCAGAGGAAAAAGCATCCGGAGCGAAGGCCATGCTTGAGCAAGGCGTAATTGATCCGCTCATTTACTTATTCGGTTCACATGTTCGCCCACTTGTAGAGTTAGCGGACGGACATCATGCTCCAGCACTTTATCATGGGGCAGCCAAGCTGATTACCGGTACAATTACGGGTATAGAAGCGCATGGTGCAAGACCAGAGCAAGGAATTAATGCAATCGAAGTAGCCGCGGCACTTGTAGATGCAATAAAGCGTATTTGGATTAGCCCAACGGAGTCAGCTTCCATAAAAATGACGCAAATACAGGGCGGTGGAACGTCGACAAATATTATTCCGGGCACAGCTACATTTAGTATAGATGCAAGAGCACAAACAAATGAAACGATGAAAAAATTAACGACTGGCTTTAATAATGCTGTCGATGCGGTTAGCCTTTTGTACGGGGCTACCATTAAGACGACGGTATCGGCATATATTGTGGCTGCACAAGTAGATAAGGACGCGCATGAAATCATGAGGCAAGCGATTATTAATACGGTTGGGGCAACGAATTGTGCACCTGCTATTGTGACGCCAGGTGGGGAGGACTTTCACTTTTATACGTTTACGAGGCCTAAGCTGAAAACGACGATGTTAGGTCTTGGTTGCGCGGTATCACCAGGATTGCATCATCCACAAATGACATTCAATCATGAACAGCTACCAGTAGGGGCACAAATAATTACAAAAGCGATACAACTAGCCTATCAGCAAATAGAAGGAAGCGAACAAGCATGAACATTAAGGAATTAACATCATTACAAGAGATGGAGCAAGTCCAACAACTAGAGGAGCGAGTATGGGGCATAAGTCCAATTCCGACTCACCAAACGTTAACGGCTGTAAAAAATGGTGGCATCGTCGTTGGCGCATTTGATGGTGAAAAATTAGTCGGCTTTAGCTATGGTTTTCCAGCATATAAAAATGGTGAAAGCTATCTTTGCTCACATATGTTGGGAATCGATGAAGCCTATCGTTCGAAGCGAATTGGTGAACAACTGAAGCATGCACAACGGCAAATTGCACGGGCAAAAGGCTACACTATAATGCATTGGACATTTGATCCACTTGAAACACGCAACGGTTATTTAAACTTATCTAAGCTAAATGGTATTTGTGACACCTATTTAGAAAATTGCTACGGTGAAATGCAAGATGGATTCAATAAAGGTCTCCCATCAGATCGCTTCGAGGTGCACTGGCATTTAGATTCAGAATATGTAGAACAGCAACAACAGCCGAACATTTTGAATTTACAACCAATTGGTCATTTTTATTTGGATCAAAATGAACGACCTACTTTACAGCTAGCAACTTTAGAAAATTTAACAAATGATTCGTATTCACTGCCTGTTCCGAAAGATTTCCAACAATTAAAGCAGACGAACGCGGATTGTGCATTGCACTGGCGCATGACGACACGAAAAGCATTTGGTGCACTCTTTTCACAGGGCTATGTAGCTGTTCGGATCGCAATTGCAGAACAATGGAATGAATACATTTTTGTAAAAAAAGAGACATTAGCACTCGGAGGGAATACATATGAAAATTACTGAAATAACAATTCGCCATTTACAAATGAAGCTAAAAGCGCCGTTCACAACAAGTTTTGGCACATTTACAAATAAAGATTTTTTAGTATTAGAGGCAAAGGACGAAAGCGGTACAATCGGCTGGGGTGAATCTGTTGCATTCCATTCTCCTTGGTACAACGAGGAAACGCTAAAAACGAATTGGCATATGTTAGAGGATTACTTAATACCTCTTATTTTAAAAAAGGAAATCAATCATCCAGATGAAGTAAGCGAAATTTTTGAACCAATTCGTAAAAATAACATGGCAAAATCGACAATCGAAGGTGCAATTTGGGACATCTATGCGCAGCAAACCAATCAATCACTTGCTGCTACGCTTGGAGGCAAAAAAGATAAAATCGAAGTCGGTATTAGTATCGGAATTCAAAAATCAATTGATGATTTAGTCGCACTTGTAGATGAGTATGTAAACGAAGGTTACAAACGTATTAAAGTTAAAATCAAGCCAGGCTGGGATATCGAGGTGATGCGTACATTACGTGAAAAATTCCCAGACGTTGCCATTATGGCCGACGCCAACTCAGCGTATCGTTTAGCTGATATGGAGCTTTTAAAGCAATTGGATGAATTCAATTTAACGATGGTGGAGCAACCACTTGCATCGGATGACATTATCGATCATGCAACGTTGCAAAAGCAAATGACGACGCCAATTTGCTTGGATGAAAGTATTCATTCTTTAGAGGATGCACGAAAAGCAATTGAAATCGGGGCTACAAAAATTATTAATATTAAAATTGGACGTGTAGGTGGCTTAACGGAGGCGAAAAAGATTCATGATTACTGTGAAGCACAAGGCATTCCTGTATGGTGTGGCGGAATGTTGGAATCAGGAATTGGACGTGCGCATAATGTAGCCTTAACCACGTTAGAAAACTTTATTTTACCTGGTGATACAGCGAGTTCAAACCGCTACTGGGAGAAAGATATAATCGAGCCAGAAGTTGTAGCAGAGAATGGTTATATTACAGTGCTACAACAAGCTGGTATTGGATACAAAGTGGATGTTGAAACAATAGAATCATATACGGTAGAGAAAAAAACGTATCAATAATGACATACAATCCTTAAGTATCGAATAAGGTGCTTAAGGATGTATTTTGACTATAATTATTTGAATATTTAAATAATAAAATAATTTAGTAGGTGAATCGATGAAGAAAAGTATACAAATAGGAGGAGCATTTGTCGGAATTATTGTTGGTGCCGGCTTTGCTTCTGGACAAGAAATTATGCAGTATTTCACAAGCTTTGGGCTTAAAGGGTTGATTGGTGCGATTATTGCTACGATTGCCTTTGCCTTATTAGGAATGACGCTGGCACAGTTAGGCTCGGATTTTCAAACAACGTCGCACAAAGGTGTAATCTATTACATAGGTGGACGGTACATCGGATTCGTTTTAGATATTTTAATTACGTTCTTCTTATTTGGGGTAGCCGTTGTAATGTTTGCTGGTGCGGGCTCTACATTCGAGCAAATGTTTGGAATTGATCCGAGGGTTGGTAGTGTCATTATGGTAGTAGCGACCATCATTACTTTGTTATTAAATGTAAAAAACATAATTAATGTAATAGCTTTACTTACGCCATACTTAATGGTAATCATTTTTGTTATATTAATCTACTCATTATTTACAATGGATCTTTCCGTTTTAGAGGCAAATGAAATGGCACAAACACAAAATTCGGCAGCGTCTAACTGGATTGTCAGTGCATTGCTTTATGTCTCGTATAACCTAGCAGCAGGTGCAGCGATGTTGATTGTAATGGGCGGAACAGTAAAAAATCGTAAAGTAGCTGGCATGGGCGGTGTTTTCGGAGGGGTTATGCTAGGAGCCTTGATCATTTTAATCAATTTGACTATGTTTGTGAAAATGGATGTTGTCGTAGGGGTGGATATGCCTACACTTGAATTAGCAAACAACATTCATCCGGTAGTAGGTGTTCTAATGGCAATCGCACTTCTTGGAATGATGTACAATACCGCAGTTGGAATGTTTTATTCTTTTACAGTGCGCTTTGTTGCAGCGAAAGATAAAAAATTTAAACCTACTGTTGTATTCGTAGGATTACTTGGATTTTTCGCGAGTTTAGTAGGTTTTACAACATTGGTTGGAAAAGTATATTCAACAATGGGCTATTTAGGATTTGTATTAATTATTACAATTATGATTGCTTGGTTTCGTAAAACTAAAAAAATTGCCTAATTTGAACGAAATAAATAATATGTAGAATAAATTGAACTAAAGAATCCATCTTTTAAAAACCCTTCCCAAAAAGGGGAGAGTTGATTTCCATTCTGGTCCGGAGCTTTCCGCGGGCACGGCTCCAACTAACTTGTTTCGAGATTCATCTCGAAACAAGTGGATTTTCCGCTCGTGCTGTTCCCGCAGGAGTAGCCTCCCTCATTCTAATAAACTCCTTCTGTTCAAGTTTATACCAATATAATCCCTAATTATTTTCTTCCTAATAATAAAAGATGAGTCGTACAGATTTGTACAACAAAGCTGTGTGACTCATGTGCTTAGCCAGACATACAAGCACGCAATTTATAAGAATCTATAATAGGAACTTCCATCAAAATGTTAGAATTTTTTGTTTAACTTACATAGTTTGTTTTACCCCGTCTATTAAATCGTGACGGGGTTTTTATTCGTTTAACTGGCTACTGGATTTCAAAAACAACCTTTTCTTATGGTTTTGCATAGTATGTAACAGACGAGCAACATTATTTGAGAAAGAGGTTATCAATTGAAGAAGGTAAAGCTGACTGGAAGAATTGTTGTCCCTGGGGATTCTGATTATGAGCAAGCAAGAACGAATAATAATTTAAGCAATCCAAAATTCCCGTGTAAAATTGTATTTTGTCAAAAAACGAAGGACGTCATCAATGCATTGCGGTGGGTGCAAGAAAAGAATGAACCGTTTCGAATTAGAAGTGGTCGGCATAGCTATGAAAATTTTTCATTAGTTACGGAGGGCCTAATTATAGATGTTAGTGAGATGAACAAAATTGTGGTGAACCCAACAACAATGACTGCTAAAATCGAAGCAGGTGCAAATCTAGGGAAAGTCTATCATGAATTATGGGAACATGGCATGACGATTCCAGCGGGTACTGAAAGCAGTGTGGGGGTAGTTGGTCTTACACTAGGTGGTGGCATTGGCATGTTGTCAAGGCCGTTTGGACTGACTTGTGACAATCTGATTGAAGTTGAAATAGTCACGGCTTGTGGTCATGGAGGAGCCGAACTCATTAAAGCAAACAAACATACGAATAGTGATTTGTTTTGGGCTTGCTGTGGAGGGGGAGGTGGAAATTTCGGCATTGTCACTTCACTTACATTTAAGCTACATCCAATTGCAAATGTATCAATCTTCTCCATTACATGGGGCTGGAAGGATTTTGAAGTTGCCTTTGATACATGGCAACGTTGGGCCCCTTTTACAGATGAACGTCTAACATCACAAATTGAATTAAA is drawn from Solibacillus sp. R5-41 and contains these coding sequences:
- a CDS encoding amidohydrolase is translated as MKEQLQARLQNEFNYLHTHPEISWQEVNTTKYIAELLRNEGLKPIEFSNMTGLYVDIGQGEPKVGFRTDMDALWQEIDGQFQANHSCGHDGHMTMAIGVVLLLKEMKLPGAVRIIFQPAEEKASGAKAMLEQGVIDPLIYLFGSHVRPLVELADGHHAPALYHGAAKLITGTITGIEAHGARPEQGINAIEVAAALVDAIKRIWISPTESASIKMTQIQGGGTSTNIIPGTATFSIDARAQTNETMKKLTTGFNNAVDAVSLLYGATIKTTVSAYIVAAQVDKDAHEIMRQAIINTVGATNCAPAIVTPGGEDFHFYTFTRPKLKTTMLGLGCAVSPGLHHPQMTFNHEQLPVGAQIITKAIQLAYQQIEGSEQA
- a CDS encoding GNAT family N-acetyltransferase, with the protein product MNIKELTSLQEMEQVQQLEERVWGISPIPTHQTLTAVKNGGIVVGAFDGEKLVGFSYGFPAYKNGESYLCSHMLGIDEAYRSKRIGEQLKHAQRQIARAKGYTIMHWTFDPLETRNGYLNLSKLNGICDTYLENCYGEMQDGFNKGLPSDRFEVHWHLDSEYVEQQQQPNILNLQPIGHFYLDQNERPTLQLATLENLTNDSYSLPVPKDFQQLKQTNADCALHWRMTTRKAFGALFSQGYVAVRIAIAEQWNEYIFVKKETLALGGNTYENY
- the menC gene encoding o-succinylbenzoate synthase — protein: MKITEITIRHLQMKLKAPFTTSFGTFTNKDFLVLEAKDESGTIGWGESVAFHSPWYNEETLKTNWHMLEDYLIPLILKKEINHPDEVSEIFEPIRKNNMAKSTIEGAIWDIYAQQTNQSLAATLGGKKDKIEVGISIGIQKSIDDLVALVDEYVNEGYKRIKVKIKPGWDIEVMRTLREKFPDVAIMADANSAYRLADMELLKQLDEFNLTMVEQPLASDDIIDHATLQKQMTTPICLDESIHSLEDARKAIEIGATKIINIKIGRVGGLTEAKKIHDYCEAQGIPVWCGGMLESGIGRAHNVALTTLENFILPGDTASSNRYWEKDIIEPEVVAENGYITVLQQAGIGYKVDVETIESYTVEKKTYQ